The genomic region ATAGGTAGAAGATTTTTTATAGATCACGGTATGGGCGTTGTGATTGGTGAGACGTCTATTGTAGGCGATGACGTTACCATTTATCAATACGTAACTCTGGGCGGTACAGGCAAGGACAAGGGCAAAAGGCACCCCACCATCGGAAATAATGTAGTAATTGGAGCTGGAGCTATAGTGTTAGGCCCTATTACTATTGGGGATAATGTAAGGATAGGCGCTGGGGCTGTGGTAATAAAGACGGTACCAGAAAATTCCACAGTGGTAGGGAATCCTGGGAGAATAGTGGTAAGAAATGGCGTTAAGGCGAAGTTTTCACAATTAGATCACAATGTATTGCCAGACCCATTAAAAGATTATTTAATTAAGCAAGATCAAAAAATAATTGAGTTAGAAAATGAAATTGCAAAACTAAATAAAATTTTAAATATGGAGGTAAAATCCTAAATTGTTAACCAATCAGATATACCTTTACAACACGTTGACAAATAAAAAAGAGAAATTTATCCCTATTGAAGAAAATAAAATTAAGATGTATGTATGTGGGGTAACAGTTTACGATTATTGCCATTTGGGTCACGGCAGATCTTATGTAGTTTGGGACGTATGGAAGAGATTCTTTATAAGTCAGGGTTTTGATGTTTTTCATATCCAAAACTTTACTGATATCGATGATAAGATTATAAGAAGAGCTAATGAAGAAAAAGTTAATTGGAAAGACCTAACAGAGAAATTTATAGATGCTTACTTTGAGGATTTAGACAAGCTAAATGTCTTAAGGGCATCTCTTTATCCAAAAGCTACTGATTATATTGATGAAATAATTAGTATTATTCAGGGCCTGATGGAAAAAGGTTATGCTTACAGGGCTGGCGATGATATAGTCTTTTCTATAAAAAGATTTGAAGGCTATGGGAAGCTGTCGGGTAAGTCGATTGGAGATCTGATCGAAAACTATAGGGTAGAGTCATCATCTCTTAAAGAAAATCCACTGGATTTTGTTTTGTGGAAGTCATCAAAACCAGATGAGCCTTCTTGGGATAGCCCCTTTGGCAAGGGGAGACCTGGCTGGCATATTGAATGCTCTGCAATGTCATTGAAACATTTTGGATCACCATTTGATATCCACGCTGGTGGGCAGGATTTGATATTCCCTCATCATGAAAACGAGATAGCCCAATCTGAAGGTTATACCGGTAATAAATTTGTAAATTATTGGCTACATAATGGTTTTGTTATGATATCAGGCGAAAAAATGTCAAAATCACTGGGCAACTTTAAAACCCTGAGAGATATCTATGAGCAATACGATCCGATGGTCTTAAGACTATTTATATTAAGCAGTCACTATAGAAGCCCGGTTATGTTTAACGTGGAAAACCTTACATCTGCAAGAGAAGCCTGGGACAAAATTAAAAACACTTTGGATGTCTGTTCTTCTTTTGGCTTGATAAGTGGCAATAAAAATAACGTGCCATCTAATTTTGTAAACGCTTTGTGCGATGATTTAAATACTCCGTTAGCGCTTTCTTTTATTTTTGAAAAAATTAGATTTGTTAATTCTATAATTAACGACTATGAAAAAAATCCTTTAAAAGAATATGAGATTAATATATCTTCTAACATAGATGAGATTTTATCTATGGTTGATATCCTTGGATTAAAATATACTCCAGACGTATTGTTTTATTCAAGGGAAAAGTTGACTGCCGATTTTGCATCTTATAATTTCAATGATGTAAATCTTGAGCTGTTTGAAGATCTAAACAATGAAAAAATATTTCAACTGATAAGCTATAGAGAGTTTTTCAAAAAGAAAAAATCATATGATCTGTCAGATAAAATAAGAGATTTTTTTAATAATAAGGGATACGCTTTAGAAGATTTACCGAGAGGTGTGAGGATCAAGAAGAGATGAAAAAGGAATTTATATTTGGGATACATCCTGTAGTAAGTGCCATCAAAGAGGGCATAGAGTTTAGTGAATTATTGATTGCAAAAAACAAGAAAATACCCTTTATTGAAGAGTTTTTACAGAAAAACGATGATAAAAGGGCTTTTGTGGTCTATAAAGCATTTGCTGAAATAGAGAAACTTTTCCCAAATTCTCAGGGCATAGTCATGTTTACAAGGGAGTTTTCTTATTCAGATGAAGAAGATGTCGTTCTTAATGCGATAAGACACAAAAAAGTTCTTCTTGCATTTTCGGGAATTATGGATGTTCGCAATATCGGAGCTGTGGCAAGAACTGCACAGGCATCCGGTTTGGTAGGGGGCATAATTTTGCCGAAACACAGGTCGCTCGATATAACTCCTGCTGCTATTAAAGCCTCTACTGGTTCACTTTTAAATATACCCGTTGTAAGAGTGAGCAATTTGCGATATTTCTCAAAAGGCTTGCAAAAAAGAGGATTTGCTGTGGTGGGAGTTGAAAAAAGGGGCACAACCAGGTACGATCAGTTTAAGTATGAACTTCCTGTATGCTGTGTTTTCGGTTCCGAGTCAAAGGCGCTTTCGGATGTCTTCTTAAAAGACTTGGATCAAAGTGTTTACATTCCTATGTCTAATGATTTTAATTCTTTAAATTTATCAGTAGCTTCTGGAATTTTGTTATACGAAATATTAAAACAAAGGAATTTTGAGTTATAATATTGATTTTGGTAATTTATTTTTAAGGAGGAATTTTTTTTAATGTTATCAACGCCTACAAAGTTTTTTATTTCTTTTGGAAGCTGTAACGCTGAACACCCTCTTAATGCTTTTGACGGAGCATTGCTAAGTGCAGGAGTAGGGAACACCAATCTCTTAAGGGTTAGCAGTATTTTGCCGCCTGCTGCAGTAGAAGTTAAAAATTTAGTTTTGCCATACGGTGCCCTAGTTCCTATTGCTTATGCAAGCAAGGTAAGCGCGAATAGTGGCGAGAGAATTGCTGCTGCTGCTGGGATAGGAATACCAGACGATCCAACTCTGCCCGGTTTGATTATGGAATATAGTTGTACTGGGAGCAAAGAAGAGGCCGAGAAGACTGTACTGGAGATGGTGGAAGAGGGTTTTGCAATGAGAGGATTTAAGTTGGCAGAAAAAAGGGCAGTAGCTACAGATATAGTTGTTGATAAAGCTGCCTGCGCTTTCTCGTGTGTAGTGTTATGGTATTAGAAGAAAATATCACACCTATATTCCAATTTAAAGAAGAGCACTTGCCTGGATCAGGCATTTATTTTGACGTTACAGACATACTGTTTAGTTCACATTCAAAATATCAAAAGATTGAAGTATTTCAGACGGATAGTTACGGCAAAATTCTTCTTATGGACGGAAAGGTAATGCTTACAGAAAGAGATGAATTTGTCTATCATGAAATGCTAACTCATGTTCCCTTAAACTTATCCGATAAAATTAAGGACGTTCTGATTATTGGCGGAGGCGATGGGGGATCTGCAAGAGAATGTCAAAAACACAAAAATATCAAACATATTAAACAGGTTGAAATTGATGAAATGGTTGTTGATGTAAGTAAAAAATTTTTCCCATCTCTGTCATCAGGCTTTAGCGACTCAAGATTTGATCTTTGTATTTGCGATGGTATCAACTTTGTCAAACAAACTTCTGAGAAATTTGACCTAGTCTTGGTGGATTCTACTGACCCAATAGGGCCAGCGGTTGGTCTTTTTGAGGCGGAATTCTTTGAAAACATTAAAAAAATCCTTAATCCAGATGGTATCTTAGTTTTTCAACTTGAATCGCCATGGTGCCATCTAAGTTTTATTAGTGATATAACTAATAAACTTAAAAAAATATTTCCGATTTTCAAAAACTATATAGCATTTATCCCTACCTATCCTGCTGGATTGTGGAGTTTTGGATTCGCATCTCTTTCAGTAGATCCATTGAAAGATCATTTATTGAATGACCCAATCAAAGATCTAAAATATTACACTCCAGAAGTTCACAGGGCATCTTTCGTGCTCCCTAAATTTTTTGGAGACTCTTTAAAAAATATTTAAATTTTTTGAAATATGATTTTGTGCTGTAAGAGATTTATCTCTAACAATTTTGCGTGTATTTCTTTTTGATCTCCAAATATACTAATTAAAAACCAAACATTTTCATCTTCTGGTTTTAAAAGGGCTACGTCCTTAAGAATAAGAGTTTCTTCGCTTTCTTGGTTTTTATAAAAAGCACTGGCTTCACACATATTGGTCCGTCCTTTCGATGTAATTTTTTAAACGCATCACAGCGTCTTCAACTTGATGGGGGAGGGGTTCTTGTTGGGTGAGGGCAATGTCTATATTTGACTGATTGATGGGCAAAAGAATTTTTATCGCCTTAGATTTTGCTACAGATTCTGACATCCTTGTAGTGAATTCTCCCATCATAGCATCGGATACCAGAATACTGATGGAACCTAATATAAAATCAACTTCGGATACATTTTTTACTATTGCATTTTCACCTGATGCGCCCTTGTTCGCCTTGACTCTTAACATATTTACAGTAGCAAATGCGTTTGTTCCTAAGGCTATTATCTCTATATTCTCAATACTTTCTGACAAAACCTCTCTAATTTTCAATACTATTTGTTGACCTATTCCTCCGCCTTGCCCATCAATAATAGCAATTTTTATAGTATTTTTCTCCATCCAGCCTCCTTTTACTACAAATATTATATCAGATTTTGTTTTATAATGTAGGAAAATAGTATAAAAACTTAAGGAGGATTAATGATTTTTTGTGTTGGAACAATAGTTTTTGATACTATATTAGTTGTAAAAAAATTAGCTTTAGAAAATGATGCTGTTGTAGCTGATGAATACAAAAGAACTTTTGGAGGGGCTGCTGCAAACTGTGCCGTGACAATTAAAAAATTATCTGTGGATTCTGGTCTTGTTTCAGCAGTTGGAGACAGCGATTTTCACCATGGGTATGAGGATTATCTTAAAGGGCTCCTGATTGATACAAAATCCGTTTTTAAGATTCCAAATGGATATTCTCCAAGAAGCATTCTGATTACTAGGGTTCCAGATGGAGCTCAACAGATTTATTTTTATGAAGACAAGATAAATTATGAGAAAACTTTGGTATCAAACATTCCTTACATCATAAACAATCTAAATAATTGCAAAATATTGCACTTTACTACGGGCTATTATGATTTTTATAAACAACTATTAATTGAGTTGAAAAGCCATAGAAAAGATATAAAAATAAGCTTCGATCCAGGGCAGCAGACGCTGACACAGCCCGATAAAGTGATTGAAATTTTGCCTTATGTGGATTTTTTGTTTATGAATGAATTTGAAAACAAGAAATTATGTGAAACCTTAAAGATAGAAAATATTATGAATTACAAGAGGTTTGAACTCTCTTGTGTTAGCTACGGCGAGAACGGGTGCAAGATTTTCTATAATGGTTTTAATTATACTATCCCAGCTATCCCACCAAAAATTTTTGTAGATTCTACTGGAGCAGGGGATAGCCACAGAGGCGCTTTTCTGTCGGCCTATTCGCTTGGCTTTGAATTTCTTGATTGCGCATATATAGCAGCCTCTGTGTCATCGTTTGTTTTGGAAAAAGATGGAGCGCAAACTAATTTGCCAGATCTCGATATGGCTATTGAAAGGGCAAAAAAGTTTACCAACTCTAAGTTTAAAGTTTTACGTCAACCATAGCTGACACGCCCACCCCTAAAACTCTATGAAACTGTAATGGGTTAAGAGAATCAGATGGTATAAGAGCCTTAATTCTAAACCTATTATCGCTAAAATTGAGTTCTAATTGCATGACTGCTTGTACTGATTGGACGCTTTCGGCAGGGCCTGATACCTGTACAGCGCCTACATAGGTTCCGTTTCCTATTGAAATAACAGGCACGACCTTTGTCATCTCTTGAGTGGAAATATTTTTGTTCATTAAGGCGGTATTTATAAAGTCATTTATCTGTCTGCCGAAAATTTTTACAGCTATTGCAATCCCTCCGCCTTCTAAAAGTCCTCCTAGATTAAAAGCATAGAGCTTTACAGGTGCTACAAACAACAAACTACATATAAGCATTGCGACAGTAACCTTTTTTAAGACAAAATTTTTCATCTTATCCCTCCTTTGGTGTTATTATATTCTAACTTAGATTACAGATAAATTAAATCTTTGACAAATATCTAAAAGTCTTATAGTATTTTCTAAATCAGTTTTATATGGAGGTAATGTAAATGATTATTGTAATGAAACCGTCAGCAAGCGAAGAAGAGATTAACAGAGTAGTCGAGAAGTTAAACAGCTTAGGATTTGGGGTTCATCTTTCAAAGGGAGAGGTTCATACTATAATCGGAGCAATTGGAAACAAAAAATTATTAGTTGAGCCAATTGAAGTATTGCCTGGTGTCTCTCAAGTCATACCTGTAAGAAAGCCTTACAAAAGAGCTAGCAGAGAGTTTCATCCCCTGGATACAGTGATAGATATGGGGACTTTTAAAATTGGTGGTGAGCATCTGGTCATAATGGCTGGACCTTGTGCTGTCGAAAGTAGGGAGCTCTCTTTTGAGGTGGCAAAGGGAATAAAGAGTTTTGGCGCAAATGTTTTAAGAGGCGGTGCTTTTAAGCCAAGATCTAGTCCTTATTCTTTTCAGGGATTAGGCGAAGAGGGTTTAAAATATCTGAGAGATGCCGCTGATGAATACGAATTGAAAATAGTTACTGAGGTAATGGATACGCGTGATGTAGAATTGGTTGCCTCTTATGCTGATATACTCCAGGTTGGAACGAGAAATATGCAAAATTTCCCATTATTAAAAGAAGTAGGCGGATGTTCGAAGCCAGTATTATTGAAGAGGGGGCTGTCTTCATCTATTGAAGAGTGGCTATTGGCTGCTGAGTATATTTTGGCTGAGGGAAATGAAGAGGTAATATTGTGTGAAAGAGGCATTAGGACCTTTGAGAAATATACAAGAAATACTCTTGATCTGAGCGCAGTGCCTTTGATAAAGCAGCTTAGCCATCTTCCAATAATTGTTGACCCGAGTCATGCCACAGGAAAAAGATCTCTCGTAGCTCCAATGTCAAGAGCTGCAATCGCTTCTGGTGCAGATGGCCTAATGATAGAAGTTCACCCAAGACCAGAAGAAGCTCTGTCAGACGGACCTCAATCTCTAAATTTAGTTGAGTTTGAAATCCTTATGAATGAAATACGACCTATAGCAAAAGTCTTAAATAGAACATTGTAAAATATGGATTTTAAAAATATTTGTGTCATCGGCCTTGGCCTTATTGGAGGATCTCTTGCTAAGGCCTTTGCTGCCAATGGGTATAGCATATTTGGATATGATTCTAAATTAGACACTGTTAAGCTTGCCAAATCTGAAAAGATTTTTTATCACTTAAACAACGAGTTAGACTCTAATATTTCTTCCTGTGATCTTGTATTTGTGTGTGTAAATATTGAAAATACTCTGGATGTATTTACTAAACTGGTGCCATATCTTAAAAATGGATGTGTAGTTTCTGACGTAGCAAGTGTAAAATCACACTTTTTTAACAAGGTAGTTAATCAGGTTCCTGATGGCGTGAATTTTGTTAGCACCCATCCAATGGCAGGCACGCAATATTGCGGATACGAAAACTCTTTCAAGGAAATTTTCATAGATAGACCCCTTTTGATTATAAAAAGTGATGAAAAAAAGGCTTTAATTGATAATCTTGCTAATTTTTTAAAAATCAATCTTAAGGTTAATATTCAATTGGTTGGCATTGATGAGCATGATAGCTTGGTATCTCTTACGAGTCACTTACCGATGTTTGTGGCTGTGTCGCTGTCGAACACTGTAAAAAAATATGACCAAACTTTTCCATATCTTAATTTAGTTGCAGGTCCTGGTTTCAAAGACACATCCAGGCTTGCCTTACAAGATCCGAATTTTACACATTCAATTTTTCGATTTAATAAGAAAGAATTATTAAAAGCTGTAGATTCTTATATCGACACCTTGAGCTCCCTTAGAGAATCTCTTAGAGGAGATGATGAATCTTTTAAAAAGGAAATTATTAATGCAAAAGAATTTAGAGGGAGGTTCTAAATTTGAAAATTTCTGGAATAGTGAAAAAATTTTCTTCAGAAATTTCTGTTCCTTCGGATAAATCTATTACCCACAGATTGTTTATCTTTGCTTTAGCAAGTAAGGGAAGGTCTTCTATTAAAAACCCATTGCTTGGCGACGATACCTTGTCTACCCTTTCAATTGTAGAGAAGCTTGGAGCAAAAGTTGAGAGATTTGATAATTTTGTTTCTATTGTTGGCAAGGGGCTAAGGGAAATTGATGAGCCGTTAGATGTATTGAATTCTGGGAATTCTGGTACCACAATGAGGCTCCTAACTGGATTTTTGGCTGCCGAGAGAAAAGGACTGTACGTCTTAACCGGCGATAATTCTTTGAGAAGCAGGCCTATGGGCAGGGTAGTAAGACCGTTATCTAATATGGGAGCCAATATATTTTCAAGAGAGAATTTTTTTGCTCCTTTGGCGATAGTAGGGAATAAAAATGGTCTTAATGGCATTAATTACGATATGCCTATTTCAAGCGCCCAGTTGAAGTCTTGCCTTATTTTGGCTGGTTTAAAGGCTAACTCAAATAGTATTATCAGTGAACCGTTCCCATCAAGGGATCACACTGAGCTTTTTCTGTCTTATCTTGGGACAAACATAAAGAAAGTCGAAAATTCTGTTTACGTATCTCCATCAGAAGATCTTGACTCGTTTGACTTAACTGTTCCGGGAGATCCTTCTTCTGCAGCATTCTTTGTGGCTCTTGCAGCACTGATTCCTGGATCTAAGTTGGTAGTTAGAGATGTGTGTCTTAATCCTTTAAGAATTGGTTACATAGAGGTATTTAAAAGGATGGGGGCTAAAATAAGTCTTGAGTATGATTCGCATAGTCCAGAGCTTGTGGGCACTATCTTGGTGGAAGGTACAGAAAAATTGAAGGCTACAAATATTTTTGCAGAAGAGGTTCCTAAGATTATAGATGAGATACCCATTATTTCTGTCGCTATGGCTTTGGCTCAGGGAAAGAGTGAGATTTCAGGGGCGCTCGATCTAAGGAAGAAGGAGTGCGATAGGATAAAGGCAATTTACTTTAATTTGAAAAATATGGGAGTTAGCGTCTTAGAAAAAGAAGATGGCCTAATTATCGAAGGAATAAACGATATCAAGCCATCTCATATTAAAACCTTTGACGATCACAGAATCGCTATGTCTTTTACAATAGCAGCGCTATTAGCAGACGGAGAAAGCTCATTTGATAACGCGGCTTGTTGTTCTATTTCTTTTCCAGGCTTTTATGATAAGCTGAACTATTTGGTCAAAAGCTAATATATTTTTTTACTCTTTAATCCTTAAATTATTGAATTTTTCGGTAAGAAAAGATTTAGCATCTTCTTCGTCTTTTACCTCGCCCCTTATCATGGCTCCTTTTAGCATTTTTATGGCTATTCCCACTGAGGGACCAGGCTCTAAGTTTAGCAAATTCATAATTTCTTTACCGTTTAATGGGAGCTTTTTAGGCGGCTCATAGAAAAGTGATGTTTTGATTATTTTCTTATACAGCCTATATCTTTCTAATACATAAGAAAGTGTTATCTTCTGACCTCTGCTTGAAAGTCTGTCAGCTAAGCTCAATAGAACAATGTTTACTGTGTATGGGTATGTTCTACCTAAAAATTTTAAAATGTGGGCCTCAGGGTTTTCTGCAGGTATAAAAATTGGTTGCATATGATTTTTTACCATGTGCTTAAGTTCTTTTATTTCTAATTTGGAGAGCCTGATTCTCCTAGCGATTTTCTCAACAATAAGTGAGCCTTCTAAGTCATGGTTTAGGAAGCTGGCTTTATTTGAATCTAATTTCATCGTTATTGGCTTTCCTACATCGTGAAATAGGGTAGCTAATTTTAACAACTGGATGTTCTTTCTTCCACCGCCTATTATGTGATTTAAATAATAGGTTAGCTTGTCGGATATATCTTGCCAAATAGGAGAATTCAATAACAATACTCTTTCCAGACATCTAAGCGCTTCAAAAGAATGTTCTATACCGTTTAGGTGATGGTATCTTTGCGGTTCTGCGCTTACCTTTTCAAGTAGAGTTAATTCTGGGAAAACTACTTTTAATATGCCTGATTTCCATAGATTGTCTAAAACGTCTACAGAATTCTTTAACGTTAATATTTTAAATATTTCGTCTCTAACTCGCTCTGAAGGAACTTGTGATATCAGTGGTGCTTGTTCCATTATTAAAATGTGAGTTCTTTCTTCCAACTGAAAATTCATTTCAGCAACAAACCTATATGCTCTAATGAGTCTGACAGGATCTTTTATGAAGGCAAGATCGCTTGTTAGTCTAATTTTTTTATTAATTAGGTCTCTAATTCCCTCTGCGGAATCAAATAGGGCTCCATCGCTCATCCTTATAGCCATAGAGTTTATGGTGAAATCTCTTTCTAAGAGATCTTCTTGCAGATTGCTACCCTTTGGCTCAGAAATATCAATCTGTAAGCCTTCTTTAATAATGCGGATGGTTTTTGAGGAATAGTTGGCACCTTTAAGGAAAAAGAATTTACCACCTAAATTATTTGATAAGAGTTTGGCTATATCGGATACTGAACCTTCTGATACTAAGAAATCATAGTCGCTTATTTGCTTACCTATCAGTAGGTCCCTGACCGCTCCTCCCACTAAAAAAACATCCTCAAACGCATTATCGTCCAACAGGACGTGTATTTCATTTAACAAACTATTTTTTTCGATTAATTCCTTTAAAGAAGTTATCTTTTCTCCCCCTCTTTTATATAATTTACTTAGTTAAAAATTATATAACAGAAAATTAAAAAAATCAAATATTTTAGGTTTTGTCAATTTTTTTCCAATTTTCAAGTTTGAATTTTACGAAGTCCAATATATTTTTCTGTTCCTCTTTTGACAAAACCTTTAGCGCATAGAACATCATGCTAAATTCTGGCTCATCGGAAAGCTTTTTGGTCAGATCTTCGGTTATGTAACCCGCTCTTAAATATAGCTGCAATTCATCAAGTCCAAGGACTGAAGCTATATTTTTTAAGACCTTTGGTGATGGGGGCGGCATCTTTCCTGACTCAAGCTTATTCACATAGCCAGGATCTATACCAGATAGTAAAGCAAGCTTTCTTTGATTGATACCTTTTTGCAGTCTTGCCTCTTTTAAAAACCTTCCAAATTTGTTTGTCAAATTTGTTCACCCCTTTATTTTAATAAAAAGCACTCAAACCGGCCTCCAGATTGTACACTTCTTTAAAACCCTTATCTTTTAACATAACCGATGCCTGATAGGATCTTGAACCTGTTCCACAGAATACTATGATCTTTTTATCTTTATTATATTTTAAATCAAAACCATACAATTTTTCAATAGGTATACTAATAGCATTTTTAAATGGTGAGGGAACCTTTTTAAATTCATCCTCTGATCTTACATCTAATAATACCACATTTTCTAAATTACGGTCTTTTTCTAATATCTGTTTTACCTCTTCAAATGAAATAGCAGTATACATCTTATTCTTTTTGTTCTCATAAGTTTGAAAACCTTGAACCAATATATCTACTGAGTTGGAAAATGGAGGCGAATAAGACAAATCTAAGACTAAAAGTTTTTCAAAATTTATTTTATTTTGAATAATTGTAGCAGCTACGTCAATAGTTTTGTCAACGCTTGCTTCATTTCCTATACACTGAGCCCCAATTAAGCTATCATCTTTTTTATCGAAAATTAACTTTATGTTCATTTTTTTGCTTTCTGGCATATAGTGAGGTTTGTCGTAACCTGAGTATAAAACTGTTTCGAAGTCTATATTAGAATCTCTTGCTTCCCTCTCGCTTAACCCTGTTCTGCCAATATTTATTCCTAAAATCTTAACTATAGCTGTGCCGATCGCCCCATCAAAAGCTTGAGAATTGTTTTTCATTATATTATTTGCGATTATCCTGCCAAGTCTATTTGCATAGGTTGCCATTGGCGCATAAAAATTCTTGTTTGTAAGCTGATTTTTGATTTCTATACAGTCTCCGACGGCATATATATCAGGGTCTGAGGTCTGCAAAAATTTATTGGTAATTATAGATCCTTTTGGAGACATCTCTATGTTGGCTTTTTTCGCTATTTCTGTATCTGGTCTTACGCCAGAGCAGATGAGGAATATATCTGCCTCTACCTCTCTTTGATCGGAGACGGCCTTAATAGTTTTGTTGTTTTCTGAAACAAATTTTGTTATTTTTTCACCCGTGTATATTTCCATGCCGTTGTTAAACATTTGCTTTTTTAAATATAGTCCAACCTCTTTATCTACTAAGGCTGCAAGGGGCCAATCAAAAATCTCAAAAATGGAAACGTCGATATCTGAATTGAACAAGGAAGATGCTATTTCACAGCCAATTAGACCTGCGCCCATAATGCATGCGCTTTTAACATCGTTTTTGGCTAAGTAGGATTTAATTTCTTCTGCGTCTGTTGGGTCCTTCAGTGTGAATACGTTTTCACTATTTATTGATAGGCCTTCGATAGGAGGAACAATTGCTTTTGAGCCAGTAGCTATTATAAGCTTGTCATATTGAAATTTCGATTCTGTATTGTTATTTTTGTCTGTAACAAAAACGGTCTTTGAATCTGTGTCAATTCCTGTAACTGAGTGCTCTAACAAGACATCTATGTTTGCGTAGTTTTTGAAATATTTTTTGTCTCTAATTGAGTCAAATGATGTTTTTCTTAAATCATCAAAATTCTTGACCAATCCTTCTATATAAAATGGCATGCCGCATGCTCCGAATGAAGGATAGGAGCCTTTATCTAT from Thermodesulfobium sp. 4217-1 harbors:
- the cysS gene encoding cysteine--tRNA ligase, yielding MLTNQIYLYNTLTNKKEKFIPIEENKIKMYVCGVTVYDYCHLGHGRSYVVWDVWKRFFISQGFDVFHIQNFTDIDDKIIRRANEEKVNWKDLTEKFIDAYFEDLDKLNVLRASLYPKATDYIDEIISIIQGLMEKGYAYRAGDDIVFSIKRFEGYGKLSGKSIGDLIENYRVESSSLKENPLDFVLWKSSKPDEPSWDSPFGKGRPGWHIECSAMSLKHFGSPFDIHAGGQDLIFPHHENEIAQSEGYTGNKFVNYWLHNGFVMISGEKMSKSLGNFKTLRDIYEQYDPMVLRLFILSSHYRSPVMFNVENLTSAREAWDKIKNTLDVCSSFGLISGNKNNVPSNFVNALCDDLNTPLALSFIFEKIRFVNSIINDYEKNPLKEYEINISSNIDEILSMVDILGLKYTPDVLFYSREKLTADFASYNFNDVNLELFEDLNNEKIFQLISYREFFKKKKSYDLSDKIRDFFNNKGYALEDLPRGVRIKKR
- the speE gene encoding polyamine aminopropyltransferase — its product is MVLEENITPIFQFKEEHLPGSGIYFDVTDILFSSHSKYQKIEVFQTDSYGKILLMDGKVMLTERDEFVYHEMLTHVPLNLSDKIKDVLIIGGGDGGSARECQKHKNIKHIKQVEIDEMVVDVSKKFFPSLSSGFSDSRFDLCICDGINFVKQTSEKFDLVLVDSTDPIGPAVGLFEAEFFENIKKILNPDGILVFQLESPWCHLSFISDITNKLKKIFPIFKNYIAFIPTYPAGLWSFGFASLSVDPLKDHLLNDPIKDLKYYTPEVHRASFVLPKFFGDSLKNI
- the aroF gene encoding 3-deoxy-7-phosphoheptulonate synthase, with protein sequence MIIVMKPSASEEEINRVVEKLNSLGFGVHLSKGEVHTIIGAIGNKKLLVEPIEVLPGVSQVIPVRKPYKRASREFHPLDTVIDMGTFKIGGEHLVIMAGPCAVESRELSFEVAKGIKSFGANVLRGGAFKPRSSPYSFQGLGEEGLKYLRDAADEYELKIVTEVMDTRDVELVASYADILQVGTRNMQNFPLLKEVGGCSKPVLLKRGLSSSIEEWLLAAEYILAEGNEEVILCERGIRTFEKYTRNTLDLSAVPLIKQLSHLPIIVDPSHATGKRSLVAPMSRAAIASGADGLMIEVHPRPEEALSDGPQSLNLVEFEILMNEIRPIAKVLNRTL
- a CDS encoding CooT family nickel-binding protein, whose amino-acid sequence is MCEASAFYKNQESEETLILKDVALLKPEDENVWFLISIFGDQKEIHAKLLEINLLQHKIIFQKI
- a CDS encoding arginine decarboxylase, pyruvoyl-dependent, producing the protein MLSTPTKFFISFGSCNAEHPLNAFDGALLSAGVGNTNLLRVSSILPPAAVEVKNLVLPYGALVPIAYASKVSANSGERIAAAAGIGIPDDPTLPGLIMEYSCTGSKEEAEKTVLEMVEEGFAMRGFKLAEKRAVATDIVVDKAACAFSCVVLWY
- a CDS encoding DUF3842 family protein; translation: MEKNTIKIAIIDGQGGGIGQQIVLKIREVLSESIENIEIIALGTNAFATVNMLRVKANKGASGENAIVKNVSEVDFILGSISILVSDAMMGEFTTRMSESVAKSKAIKILLPINQSNIDIALTQQEPLPHQVEDAVMRLKNYIERTDQYV
- the cysE gene encoding serine O-acetyltransferase, with translation MFKIIKEDINIVFERDPAAKNIFEVLFCYPGLHSIWVHRFSHFLWGKRVPFFPRLISQIARAFTGIEIHPGAAIGRRFFIDHGMGVVIGETSIVGDDVTIYQYVTLGGTGKDKGKRHPTIGNNVVIGAGAIVLGPITIGDNVRIGAGAVVIKTVPENSTVVGNPGRIVVRNGVKAKFSQLDHNVLPDPLKDYLIKQDQKIIELENEIAKLNKILNMEVKS
- a CDS encoding prephenate dehydrogenase, coding for MDFKNICVIGLGLIGGSLAKAFAANGYSIFGYDSKLDTVKLAKSEKIFYHLNNELDSNISSCDLVFVCVNIENTLDVFTKLVPYLKNGCVVSDVASVKSHFFNKVVNQVPDGVNFVSTHPMAGTQYCGYENSFKEIFIDRPLLIIKSDEKKALIDNLANFLKINLKVNIQLVGIDEHDSLVSLTSHLPMFVAVSLSNTVKKYDQTFPYLNLVAGPGFKDTSRLALQDPNFTHSIFRFNKKELLKAVDSYIDTLSSLRESLRGDDESFKKEIINAKEFRGRF
- a CDS encoding PfkB family carbohydrate kinase, with the translated sequence MIFCVGTIVFDTILVVKKLALENDAVVADEYKRTFGGAAANCAVTIKKLSVDSGLVSAVGDSDFHHGYEDYLKGLLIDTKSVFKIPNGYSPRSILITRVPDGAQQIYFYEDKINYEKTLVSNIPYIINNLNNCKILHFTTGYYDFYKQLLIELKSHRKDIKISFDPGQQTLTQPDKVIEILPYVDFLFMNEFENKKLCETLKIENIMNYKRFELSCVSYGENGCKIFYNGFNYTIPAIPPKIFVDSTGAGDSHRGAFLSAYSLGFEFLDCAYIAASVSSFVLEKDGAQTNLPDLDMAIERAKKFTNSKFKVLRQP
- a CDS encoding RNA methyltransferase, which encodes MKKEFIFGIHPVVSAIKEGIEFSELLIAKNKKIPFIEEFLQKNDDKRAFVVYKAFAEIEKLFPNSQGIVMFTREFSYSDEEDVVLNAIRHKKVLLAFSGIMDVRNIGAVARTAQASGLVGGIILPKHRSLDITPAAIKASTGSLLNIPVVRVSNLRYFSKGLQKRGFAVVGVEKRGTTRYDQFKYELPVCCVFGSESKALSDVFLKDLDQSVYIPMSNDFNSLNLSVASGILLYEILKQRNFEL